ttttatttaatagcCTAAGTTCAGGATAGTTACATAATAGTTACATCAGGGCCTTTAAAAAGAATTGCACTCAGCTACTCAGTCCATTGAAACActagaaaacagggaaaaggaaaatatggaGTGAAAAGGAGCTCTGTCCACTGAACTGAGTTGTTTGCAGCAAGCTCCTACTGAACCTGAAGATGTCCTCATGCTTTCTGGTAGACTCTAACACACTTGACACCATTCATGTCACAttcctagaaaataaaaagagatggATTTATTAATTTACCACTCAGTGCAGAccaacaggggaaaaaagacatGTTAAGAGTTGTATTTCAGGCTACCAACCAGCAGCACTTGGGGATCAGAAAGTGGGACTGAACTCACCACCACCAACTGTCCATCCACCAGCTTCCTTGTTATTGTGGTCTTCTTgccatcccattcctgctctTGAATCAATGACCCATCATCTTTTAAGCTGACAAGGGTCTGAAAGAAGAACCTGACCATCAGTATTTTCCCCATGACATTTGGGCAGCACTGAGGCTTTTCAACACCTTGTTCCAAATGAAAGATTCCCACCCCAGCTCACTCAAGAAAAATTTTATCATTGACAAAGACAAAGCCAGAAATTATCTTAAACATTTCATCAATCCTTTTCTTACAGTAACTAACTCACTGCTCTGACACATTTCTGCACCAGAGAGACCTTTGACAGCATCCACAATCCCAATTAACAGGAGCAGAAGATGTTTTCTATTCATCTTTGTACATGGGCTTTGAGCTTTTGTGCAGCATTTATCTGATCTTGCAGTAATAGATGAACTGAACGTGTGTGGCTGGAGGAAGGGGGGTGATAAACAGAGAGCACTCACATGAGAAAATGTGATATATCCTTTGTGTTTTACCCCCTTTGGGACAAATATTCTCCCCACTAGGAGCAAGGAGAAACTGCCTTCTAAAACTGGAGTTTAGTGACTGTAATTCACATGGCTGCCTTGCTGTCTGTGATCCCACCCCACACTGAACCAGGCTCTCTTGTTATGCAAATATGAGACAGAGCAGAAAGGTTAACCCTAGGGCTGAATTGCCTCTGATTAAACATCAAtggcatttttttccacaggctTCAAATGAAGTGGCATTTGGCTTTAACAGGGATTTAGAGGTCTGTTagttttactgaaaaaatgcttctgctacaaaatgaaaacagcaaaatacacAAGACTATTGATTTCAGCATTCTCCCTCTTTGGAATTTGCTTAAtccatgtttaaaaaaatatttcaatgagACTTACAGAGACAACTGCTCATCAAATAAAGCATTGTGGATGGCAAAACTTATTTTAGAATAGCACCTCCCTCTGTAAAAGACCCAAAGAATTGCCTTTTATCAACAGAAAATCCAGTATACTGACCTGAGTTTTCCTGCCATCTAATGTATTTTCCTCAAATTTCTCACCAAGCTTGAAGCTGAACTGTGAAGTTTTGAAGGTGCTTTCTGTTTTTATGGTGATTGTGTCCCCATCCTTAATAATGTAAACATCTGGTTTGGCCATGCTTCCCATTTTTCTCATAGCCATACCCACACCTGCAAGGCGAGAGGCACAGAGTGTCACAAAGTCAGTTAAACCCTGAGGCTTAGGGCCACACAAGAATTCAAATACCTAATTCCCATTTAATTAGGCACTTAAGTACACTTGAGAATCAAAGCTCAAGAGCCACAAAGAAAGAGgatgttttaaattttccacagatgaggaaggaaaaaaagcttatttGCAGAGTTACTCTTTTGTTTCCTCAGAGAACTaaagttaaatttattttcccctctagAGGATTTGTAAAACTCAAGAActcagcactgattttttttttcaaacagaaataaatatcaaacaggaaaacaaatacaaaagtttaaactaaaattaaattattctcttcAAATTCTAAACCCTTTAAAAAttctacaaattattttttatggaCAGATTAATCCACTTTATTGAAACTTATGCAATAAATACCCTTCCATTAACTTGTACACCATTGCAAACAtgcc
The nucleotide sequence above comes from Oenanthe melanoleuca isolate GR-GAL-2019-014 chromosome 2, OMel1.0, whole genome shotgun sequence. Encoded proteins:
- the FABP5 gene encoding fatty acid-binding protein 5; its protein translation is MAIDALLGKWCLVSSEGFEEYMKELGVGMAMRKMGSMAKPDVYIIKDGDTITIKTESTFKTSQFSFKLGEKFEENTLDGRKTQTLVSLKDDGSLIQEQEWDGKKTTITRKLVDGQLVVECDMNGVKCVRVYQKA